The Carassius auratus strain Wakin chromosome 27, ASM336829v1, whole genome shotgun sequence genome includes a region encoding these proteins:
- the LOC113045082 gene encoding sodium/potassium-transporting ATPase subunit alpha-2-like, producing MLPPKKATSVFHTCEGRNPGVSSLTTNMGKGSGHESSPEAAPTGGKRKMKDKDLDELKKEVALDDHKLSLDELSIRYGVDLARGLTHKRVQEILARDGPNALTPPPTTPEWVKFCKQLFGGFSILLWIGAILCFFAYSIQAATVDEPVNDNLYLGVVLSAVVIITGCFSYYQEAKSSRIMDSFKNMVPQQALVIREGEKLQINAEEVVQGDLVEIKGGDRVPADLRIISSSGCKVDNSSLTGESEPQTRSPELTHENPLETRNISFFSTNCVEGTAHGIVIATGDRTVMGRIATLASGLEVGQTPINMEIEHFIHIITSVAIFLGVSFFILSLILGYTWLEAVIFLIGIIVANVPEGLLATVTVCLTLTAKRMARKNCLVKNLEAVETLGSTSTICSDKTGTLTQNRMTVAHMWFDNQIHEADTTEDQSGCCFDKSSPTWFSLSRVAGLCNRAVFKPGQENIPVRKRDTAGDASESALLKCVELSSGCVQTLRDNNRKVAEIPFNSTNKYQLSIHEIEDSPTGHILVMKGAPERILDRCSTIMFNGEEMPMDEDWLDAFQGAYMELGGLGERVLGFCHLFLSPSQFPRGFEFDCDDVNFPVNQLCFLGLISMIDPPRAAVPDAVGKCRSAGIKVIMVTGDHPITAKAIAKGVGIISEGNETVEDIAERLNIPLSEVNPRDAKACVIHGSDLKDMSSEYLDDILRNHTEIVFARTSPQQKLIIVEGCQRQGAIVAVTGDGVNDSPALKKADIGVAMGISGSDVSKQAADMILLDDNFASIVTGVEEGRLIFDNLKKSIAYTLTSNIPEITPFLLFIIASVPLPLGTVTILCIDLGTDMVPAISLAYESAESDIMKRQPRNPKTDKLVNERLISMAYGQIGMIQALGGFFTYFVIMAENGFLPQTLLGIRLDWDDRAVNDLEDTYGQQWTYEQRKIIEFTCHTSFFTSIVVVQWADLIICKTRRNSVFQQGMNNRILIFGLFTETALAAFLSYCPGMDIALRMYPLKIMWWFCALPYSLLIFVYDEIRKLILRRNPGGWVEKETYY from the exons ATGTTACCTCCAAAAAAAGCCACCAGTGTCTTCCACACATGTGAGGGGAGAAATCCGGGTGTCAGTTCATTAACAACGAACATGGGAAAAGGG TCCGGACATGAAAGCAGCCCTGAGGCTGCTCCAACGGGAGGAAAGAGAAAGATGAAAGATAAAGATTTAGATGAGCTGAAGAAAGAGGTGGCACTG gatGATCATAAGCTGTCTCTAGATGAGCTCAGTATTCGTTATGGAGTTGACCTTGCCAGA GGTCTGACCCATAAGAGAGTGCAAGAAATTCTGGCCCGTGACGGTCCAAATGCACTGACCCCGCCACCCACCACACCAGAGTGGGTGAAGTTCTGTAAGCAGCTGTTCGGAGGATTCTCAATCCTGCTCTGGATCGGTGCTATCCTCTGCTTTTTTGCCTACAGTATTCAGGCAGCCACTGTGGATGAGCCTGTCAATGACAAT CTGTATCTGGGTGTGGTTCTGTCTGCTGTGGTCATCATAACCGGCTGCTTCTCATATTATCAAGAAGCCAAAAGCTCCCGGATCATGGACTCGTTCAAAAACATGGTGCCTCAG CAAGCTCTGGTGATTCGTGAGGGAGAGAAACTTCAGATCAATGCAGAAGAGGTGGTTCAGGGAGACCTGGTGGAGATCAAGGGTGGAGACAGAGTCCCAGCAGACCTTCGGATCATCTCCTCCAGCGGCTGCAAG GTGGACAACTCATCTCTCACCGGAGAGTCAGAACCTCAGACCCGTTCTCCAGAGTTAACTCATGAAAACCCTCTGGAGACCAGAAACATCAGCTTCTTCTCCACCAACTGCGTTGAAG GTACAGCCCATGGCATAGTGATCGCTACAGGAGATCGTACAGTGATGGGCCGCATCGCGACTTTGGCGTCTGGTCTGGAAGTGGGTCAGACGCCCATCAACATGGAAATCGAGCACTTCATTCATATCATCACAAGTGTGGCCATTTTCCTGGGTGTGTCCTTCTTCATCCTGTCACTCATTCTGGGCTACACCTGGTTGGAGGCCGTCATCTTCCTCATTGGTATTATTGTTGCCAATGTTCCTGAGGGCCTATTGGCTACTGTCACG GTATGTTTGACTCTGACTGCTAAGCGCATGGCTCGCAAAAACTGTCTGGTGAAGAATCTAGAAGCCGTGGAGACTCTGGGTTCCACCTCCACCATCTGCTCAGATAAAACTGGAACCTTAACTCAGAACCGGATGACTGTCGCTCACATGTGGTTTGACAACCAGATCCACGAGGCTGACACCACCGAGGACCAATCAG gctgtTGCTTTGATAAAAGCTCTCCCACATGGTTCTCTCTGTCTCGAGTGGCAGGACTTTGTAACCGTGCTGTCTTCAAACCTGGACAAGAGAACATTCCTGTGCGCAAG aGGGACACAGCTGGTGACGCATCAGAGTCTGCTCTGTTGAAGTGTGTCGAGCTCTCGTCCGGCTGTGTTCAGACTCTCAGAGACAACAACCGAAAAGTGGCAGAAATCCCATTCAACTCAACTAACAAATACCAG cTGTCTATTCACGAGATAGAAGACAGTCCCACTGGACACATCCTGGTGATGAAAGGAGCCCCAGAGAGGATTCTGGACAG GTGCAGTACCATAATGTTCAATGGAGAGGAAATGCCAATGGACGAGGACTGGCTGGACGCCTTTCAGGGAGCATACATGGAGCTGGGCGGACTGGGCGAGAGGGTTCTGG GGTTCTGCCACCTGTTCCTCTCTCCCTCACAGTTTCCGAGGGGGTTTGAGTTTGACTGTGATGATGTGAATTTCCCGGTCAACCAGCTTTGTTTCTTGGGCTTAATCTCCATGATCGATCCACCTCGTGCCGCAGTGCCAGATGCTGTAGGGAAATGCCGCTCCGCTGGCATTAAG GTTATCATGGTAACGGGTGACCATCCTATAACTGCCAAGGCCATTGCTAAAGGTGTGGGCATCATCTCTGAGGGCAACGAGACAGTGGAGGATATCGCTGAAAGACTTAATATACCTCTGAGTGAAGTCAATCcacg AGACGCAAAGGCCTGTGTGATTCATGGTTCAGACTTGAAGGACATGAGCTCCGAGTATCTGGATGATATTCTGAGGAACCACACAGAGATTGTGTTTGCTCGCACTTCACCTCAACAAAAACTCATCATCGTGGAGGGCTGCcagagacag GGTGCCATAGTGGCAGTGACAGGTGATGGGGTGAATGACTCCCCTGCTCTGAAGAAGGCTGACATTGGCGTTGCCATGGGAATCTCTGGCTCAGACGTCTCCAAGCAAGCTGCTGACATGATCCTGCTGGACGACAACTTTGCCTCAATTGTTACGGGGGTGgaagagg GACGTCTGATCTTTGATAACCTGAAGAAGTCAATTGCGTACACACTGACTAGTAACATCCCGGAGATCACACCTTTCCTGCTCTTCATCATCGCCAGTGTGCCGCTGCCTCTGGGCACCGTCACTATCCTCTGCATCGACCTTGGAACTGACATG gttccTGCGATCTCTCTAGCATACGAGTCGGCAGAGAGTGACATTATGAAGCGTCAGCCCCGAAACCCCAAAACTGACAAGCTGGTGAATGAGAGGCTCATCAGCATGGCTTACGGACAGATCG gCATGATCCAGGCGCTGGGAGGATTCTTCACCTATTTTGTGATCATGGCTGAGAATGGCTTTCTGCCACAAACGTTGCTGGGAATTCGACTGGATTGGGACGATCGTGCAGTTAATGACCTGGAGGACACCTACGGACAGCAatgg ACTTACGAGCAGCGTAAGATCATCGAGTTCACCTGTCACACCTCGTTCTTCACCAGCATTGTGGTGGTGCAGTGGGCCGACCTCATCATCTGCAAGACACGCAGGAACTCCGTCTTCCAACAGGGCATGAA TAATAGGATTCTCATTTTCGGACTGTTTACTGAGACGGCTCTGGCAGCCTTCCTGTCCTACTGCCCTGGTATGGACATTGCCCTGAGGATGTACCCACTCAA GATTATGTGGTGGTTCTGTGCTCTCCCATACAGTTTACTAATCTTTGTGTATGATGAAATCCGTAAACTGATCCTACGTAGGAATCCAGGAG GCTGGGTGGAAAAAGAGACCTACTATTAA